From the genome of Epinephelus moara isolate mb chromosome 10, YSFRI_EMoa_1.0, whole genome shotgun sequence, one region includes:
- the mafaa gene encoding transcription factor MafAa, whose protein sequence is MATDLAMSAELPNSPLAIEYVNDFDLMKFEVKKEPPEADRYCHRLPSGSLSSTPISTPCSSVPSSPSFCAPSPGAQPNQSLTSGVNSSGSSNNSSGNNNHSNAGKPQLEDLYWIPSYQHHINPEALNLTPEDAVEALIGNAHHHHHHHQAYEGFRGQQYVGEDLSAASAAHHHQGHHHHHHHHHGHHARLEDRFSDEQLVSMTVRELNRQLRGFSKEEVIRLKQKRRTLKNRGYAQSCRFKRVQQRHMLETEKCTLQTQVEQLKQDVVRLAKERDLYKEKYEKLASRTYSAGGPANTRDPSGKQANNEFFM, encoded by the coding sequence ATGGCCACCGACCTCGCCATGAGCGCAGAGCTGCCAAACAGCCCTCTGGCAATCGAGTACGTCAACGACTTTGACCTTATGAAGTTTGAGGTGAAGAAGGAGCCACCGGAGGCCGACCGCTACTGCCACCGCCTCCCGTCGGGCTCTCTGTCCTCCACCCCGATCAGCACACCCTGCTCCTCCGTGCCTTCCTCGCCGAGCTTCTGCGCTCCGAGTCCGGGCGCGCAGCCCAACCAGAGCCTCACCAGCGGGGTcaacagcagcggcagcagcaacaacagcagcggCAACAACAATCACAGCAACGCGGGCAAGCCTCAGCTGGAGGACCTGTACTGGATCCCCAGTTACCAGCACCACATCAACCCCGAGGCGCTCAACCTGACCCCGGAGGACGCGGTGGAGGCCCTCATCGGTAACGcgcaccaccatcaccaccaccaccaggcCTACGAGGGCTTCCGCGGGCAGCAGTACGTCGGGGAGGACCTGTCCGCGGCCTCGGCGGCGCACCATCACCAGggccatcaccaccaccatcaccaccaccacggCCACCACGCCCGCCTGGAAGACCGCTTCTCGGACGAGCAGCTGGTCAGCATGACGGTGCGGGAGCTGAACCGGCAGCTGCGGGGCTTCAGCAAGGAGGAGGTGATCCGCCTGAAGCAGAAGAGACGCACCCTAAAGAACCGGGGCTACGCGCAGTCCTGCCGCTTCAAACGCGTCCAACAGAGGCACATGCTGGAGACCGAGAAGTGCACCCTGCAGACCCAAGTGGAGCAGCTGAAGCAGGACGTGGTGCGCCTTGCCAAGGAGAGGGATCTTTACAAGGAGAAGTATGAGAAGCTGGCCAGCCGGACCTACTCTGCCGGTGGACCCGCGAACACGAGAGATCCGTCCGGGAAACAGGCCAACAACGAGTTCTTCATGTGA